Part of the Oscillatoria salina IIICB1 genome, GCGACTTTCAAATCTAGTTCTTTTAAATTTAGTTCGTTATTCCAATACAAATAATAAAGAACAATAGGATTAGGATTAAGAGGCAAAGTCACCAGAATTGGTCTCACATCATCTCGGTTAAATAATTCTGGTTTTAAACGGTAGCTTAAATCTTCTATATTGATTTGACCGCTATTCAATAAGAGCAAATCATCTGAGGTCAAATAGAATAAATCAATTTCCTCTACTTTGATTTTTTTCATTTTTAGATTGTATTGCCAAAATAAATTAATAATTTGGTATTAAAAAATCATCACGACGCTTTGTCGTAACGATTTTCCGCAGTTAGGGCAAAACTTAAATTCTAACTTACGAGTTTTTTTTAGCTGTAGTTCAAAGTTTTTATAGTAGTAATCTCTTTCTACGCATAGCGTTGGACCTTTCCACTTACAGTAAATACAATATGTGTTTTGAAATTTGGTAATTATTGAATCTTCAAAGTCGGCATCGGTAAAAGTGTTGCTCCGAACTTTCTCATCTAAATCTATTGGAAATTTATCCGGTTCAAAATAAAGATATTGTACAAAATAAGCGTCATAACCTAAAAACCCCTTGATTAAAATTAATCGAAGATTGAAATGGTTTTTCAACTCTTTTTCCATAAAAGGTTGAAAGGGTCTCAAGTTTTGGTTTAATGGTTGAGAAAATGCAAACAACTCGTTTTCGTAAAAGTAAATTAGCTCAAAAGGAAGTCCTTCGATTTGAATAAGTTTCATAGTTTATATTTATTAATGTGGTATAGGAAGCTGCTAATCCTGGAAGACGTATCGAGAGGTTTTTTGATCTTAAAAAATCATCACTACGCTTTGTCGTAACGATTTTCCGCAGTTAGGGCAAAGCTTAAATTCTAATTTTCGCATTTTTTTTACCTCCAGCTCAAAATTTCCAACATAGCAATCATGTTCTATGCATAGCGTCGGTCCCTTCCACTTGCAATACACACATACTGTTTCTTGAAATTTGGTAATTACTGAATCTTCAAAGTCGGCATCGGTAAAAGTGTTGCTCCGAACTTTCTCATCTAAATTACTGGGAAATTTATCTGGTTCAAAATAAAGATATTTCACATCATAACCATCAAATCTCAACGTATCCTGCACTAAAATTAATCTAAGATTAATTTTTTTTTTAGTTCTTTTTCCATAAAATTTTGAAATGATTTCAAGCCCCGATCTAATGGTTCACAAAGCGCTAAAGGCTCGTTTGCATAAAAATAAATTAAGTGATAAAAAAGTTCTTCGATTTGAATAAGTTTCATAAGTAATTGTTATTATCAAGAGCTTTATTAATCAATATTGGATGCGTGCTTTTTTAATCATATGCAACACAAGCACTTCTGATTCTGTAGATGTTTCCAGTGTTTGTGGGATTAGCAAATTGTAGGGAACTTCCCGTCGAGTCAATATTCTTCCTTTGTCAGGAGTGTAAAATGTGCTAACCACATTAGGATCGGTGGTAAAAGAAATCATTGATTTAGGTGCGCCACCTAAAGCTCGAATTTCTGTTCCCCTCAAGCTGTGATTCTGAACATACTCATCTAAAGAATACTACTTCATTACTCTCGTAAAAATCAGTAACTAGCTCTCAAAATTTCGACATCTTTCAGATCTTTGCATCATTAAATTCTGTAATTCTCCGGGAATACTAAAACCTATTTTTTCACGTTTAATTTTGTATGTTTGAGTTGATTCTCCAATTTGTAAATGAACTTCAATTTCGTTTGATTCTTTAATTCTTTTCATATCAAGTATGATAAATTTTGTTGTATTCATAAATGCTAAACTGTTACTTCCAGCTTGCTCTGCTACGTCCTTACAAAATCTTCCACCAGGGTTGTTTGTTGATTTTCAGACTCTGACGAAAATCTTTAAGTGGATCGTATTTTTTCCAACGAATTTATCCAGTTTTGACGTTGAGCCAGAATGGTTCCCAATCTGTTTCAGTTGAACGTTGACATTCTCCAATTAATATAGTCCTGCCAACTTCGATAATAATTTGGTATTAAAAAATCATCACTACGCATTGTCGCAATGATTCTCCACAGTTGGGGCATTCTTTAAATTTACTTTGCCGAATTTTAGCTGTACCAAGACCAGGAGTTCTAAAGTAATTCCACTCATCAACAACTAATGTGTCCCACCAGCAACCGCAGTTAGAACATCTGGTTTTTTGGTAGCGAGTAATTACAGACGCTTCAAAATCATTTTCTGTAAAATTATTTTGAGTGACTTTTAAATCTAGTTCTTTTAAATTTGGTTTGTTATTCCAATAGAAATAATTAAGGTTCCCAAAATTAGCCTTAAAAGGCAAGATTACCACGATTGGTCTTACATCATCCTGGTTAAATAATTCTGGTTTTAAACGGTAGCTTAAATCTTCTATTTCAATCTGAGCATTATTCAAAAATATTTGATTGCTACTCAGTAGTAGCAAATCATCTGATGTTAAGTATAATAACTCAATTTCTTCTACTTTAATTTGTTTCATTTTTTCTTCGATCGCAAAAATTAATTAATAATACGAACATTTTTAATCATATGCAAAACCAATTGCTCTGATTCTCCAGCACCTGGGAGAGTTTGAGGAATTATCAAATCATAAGGATGCTGAATTTCTCTGGTTACTATAATTCCACGATTTGGACTCATAAACCTATAGACCTCATCTGAATCGGTTGTAAAAGAAATCATTGAACGGAAACCAGCATCTCTTACTTCCTGAGGCCTACCACTATGTGCTTGAACGTAATCATCTAAAGAACCCCAGAACTCTAATTGGGTTTGATGAGCTTTTCGTGATGCTTTTCTTGCATACTCAATTGAGTGTTTTATGGAACGATTTTCTACATATCTAGCATGGTTGTATCCATCTCTAGCAGCATCGCTCATAATATATCCAGTCTCCTTAAAAATATTTATTTCGTCAGTAAAATCTGTTCCTCTGTAAATGCTGATAGGTGGATGGGGGTTTCTGGGTGTAATTATGACATTACCGCCATTAGAACCCAAACCACGACTTGTCAGTTTGTAATTAACATTAAACCAACCTAGAATCGGTAGAAAGGGCAAAATATCCCACAAAGTGGCACGCCCTTCCATGATATTTTTACCGCTTTCAAATACACCAAGTCCAAAACCCCATAAATCATAAACAGAAGCCACTTTGGCACTCAAGCTTGCTTGACCTAATTCTTGCAATCCAGGTGCTTGAGCGCCTACTATCATGCTTGCAATCGATCCTCCCAGACGACCAAGGTTAAAGAACCCTCCTTGGTGATTTTTTGTTGCAGTTTCACCGTAAATCTGACGACGCATCATTGTAGTCGTACCAAAAGTAAACGCATCGGCAAAACCAGCAAAATATCGGTCGTAAATTTCAGCAGCATCAGTAGGATTACCTGTTGCCAAAACGGTTCCCAGTGCATAGCCTGTGGTAAAACTCATGCTTGCTAGGATTGAA contains:
- a CDS encoding RHS repeat-associated core domain-containing protein, translated to TYGYDLISQVQDGEGSFYHVDGLGSTRLLTDAVGAVTDTYTYDAYGNLVASSGSSKSDYLFAGEQRDGETGLDYLRARYYDPTLGRFISADAYDGSLNDPMSLHNYQYAHANPIVNTDPSGYVTIQQVLTAIGVHSILASMSFTTGYALGTVLATGNPTDAAEIYDRYFAGFADAFTFGTTTMMRRQIYGETATKNHQGGFFNLGRLGGSIASMIVGAQAPGLQELGQASLSAKVASVYDLWGFGLGVFESGKNIMEGRATLWDILPFLPILGWFNVNYKLTSRGLGSNGGNVIITPRNPHPPISIYRGTDFTDEINIFKETGYIMSDAARDGYNHARYVENRSIKHSIEYARKASRKAHQTQLEFWGSLDDYVQAHSGRPQEVRDAGFRSMISFTTDSDEVYRFMSPNRGIIVTREIQHPYDLIIPQTLPGAGESEQLVLHMIKNVRIIN